A region from the Natronomonas salsuginis genome encodes:
- a CDS encoding 50S ribosomal protein L11 has translation MAGTIEVLVPGGQANPGPPLGPELGPTPVDVQAVVNEINEQTAAFDGTEVPVTVTYDDDGSFEIEVGVPPTAALIKDEVGFETGSGVPNEDFVADITAEQLKKVAEQKLPDLLAYDARNAAKEVAGTCASLGVTVEGEDARTFNERLERGDFDDTFDGAKAAA, from the coding sequence ATGGCTGGAACTATCGAAGTGCTCGTCCCCGGCGGGCAGGCCAACCCTGGGCCGCCGCTCGGCCCCGAGCTTGGTCCGACACCGGTTGACGTGCAGGCGGTCGTCAACGAGATCAACGAACAGACTGCGGCGTTCGACGGCACCGAGGTCCCCGTGACCGTCACGTACGATGACGACGGCTCCTTCGAGATCGAGGTCGGCGTCCCGCCGACGGCCGCGCTCATCAAGGACGAAGTCGGCTTCGAGACCGGCTCCGGCGTACCGAACGAGGACTTCGTCGCCGACATCACGGCCGAACAACTGAAGAAGGTCGCAGAGCAGAAGCTCCCCGACCTACTGGCGTACGACGCGCGGAACGCGGCGAAGGAAGTCGCTGGTACCTGTGCCTCTCTCGGCGTCACGGTCGAGGGCGAGGATGCCCGAACGTTCAACGAGCGGCTCGAGCGCGGCGACTTCGACGATACGTTTGACGGAGCGAAGGCGGCAGCCTGA
- the ribH gene encoding 6,7-dimethyl-8-ribityllumazine synthase — MVALGLVVAQFNKERPVTREMASRARDAAAEADAKIVETIEVPGSYDTPLAADRLARRDDIDAVAVLGAIITGDTDHDQVIADAAAAGLTDVSLNRDTPVTLGIIGPGMSQAEAEERVDHGASAVRSAISLAEELDTQ; from the coding sequence ATGGTAGCGCTCGGACTGGTCGTTGCGCAGTTCAACAAAGAACGGCCGGTGACCCGCGAAATGGCGTCTCGCGCCCGCGACGCGGCGGCCGAGGCCGATGCGAAGATCGTCGAGACGATCGAGGTCCCCGGCTCCTACGACACGCCGCTGGCGGCGGATCGGCTCGCGCGTCGTGACGATATCGACGCCGTCGCAGTTCTCGGCGCGATAATCACGGGTGACACCGACCACGATCAGGTGATCGCCGACGCGGCCGCCGCCGGACTCACGGACGTGTCGCTGAACCGCGATACGCCCGTCACGCTCGGGATCATCGGCCCCGGCATGAGTCAGGCCGAGGCCGAAGAGCGGGTCGACCACGGCGCGAGCGCCGTCCGAAGCGCTATTTCACTTGCGGAGGAACTCGATACACAATGA